The Prochlorococcus marinus XMU1404 region ACAGATAACTAACCCTTTTATGAAAATATTATTTATTAAAAGATTTGAACCCGCCCCAATTATTTGACATCTTTGTTTGTTGAAATTAGCCCATTTTATTAGATATGAAAATTCTTCTAAATTTCTTGGCTCAGCAAAATATTCAGCAACTCCTCCTACTTTGATAGTTGTATAACAACTTAGATTACAGTTCTCAGAAAAAATTTTTTTATTCATAAATTATTTTAGTATTTTAATTGTTTTCCCCATTTAAAATTGACCAGAAATTATGACAGTCACCAGCTCCCATATTCAAAATTAAATCTCCTTTTTGAGTTAAGTCATAAAAATTCTTTGTAATTTCATAGTAATTATTTATGTAACTAACATTCTTGTTTTGTTTAAAAATCAGATCAGTGATAATTTTTGAATTTATTTGATCTTCGTTTACTTCTCCTGCTCCATAAATACTAGTTATATAAATAACATCTGCTTTTGATAATTCTTCTGCGAATTCTTTAGTAAATTGCTTTACTCGAGAGTATCTATGAGGCTGGAATATAACTATTAATCTACTTTTATAAAAGTCATTATTATTTTTTCCCTTTATAAATAATCTTCCCAATTTAATCGTCTCTTTTATTTCGTTGGGATGATGTGCATAGTCATCATATAAATGTCTTCCATCTATTTGGCCTCTGAATTCAAATCTTTTTTTTGGTAGTTTGAGGTATTTTATATTTTTCTTAATTTCTAAAAAATCTACACCTATCATTCTTGAAGCCGCTATGGCAGCTGTGATATTGGATAAGTTGTGTAAGCCTGCAACGGGAATATTTAAACAACTAATGAAATGTCCATTTTCATAATATTTTCCAATCGTATGACTTTTATATATTTCAGTCGGAATTATTGCATAAGCTACGTTTTTAGCTGTATTGTTTGACCACTTAAAATTAGAATAAAAATTATTTCTTGAGGTTTCACAATCAAAATTAAGTAGTAATTTTTTAGAGTTTCTAGCGAAACTTTTAAAAGAAGATATGACTTCACTTAAATTAGAAAAATGATCACAATGATCAAAATCAATGTTATTGATTATTCCGATATCAGAATTATATTTGTTAATTGACCCATCAGATTCATCAACTTCAGCTACTAAGTATTTTGTATTTTCTAAATGACAATTAGAGTCGTAAATAGGAATTATTCCTCCGGTTATTGAAGAAGAATTACGTGTACATAACTCAAGTATTGTAGATAGAAATGTACTGGTTGACGTTTTTCCGTGGCTGCCGGCTACCGCCAATGTAGTATAAGTGCGCATTAGCATTGCAAGTATCTCGGAACGATGTTTTATTGATAAATTTTTTTCTCTGCAGTACGAAAATTCTTCATTTTCGGGCTTGATTGCAGAGCTTACAACAAAATTAATCAATTTGTTGGAAAATTTTGAAATAACAAATTCAATATTTTGTCGAATTTGAGAAGGAAAGATTACTGCACCTAATTCCTCTAATTTTTTAGTTTCATCGTTTTTAACTAAATCAGATCCTGAAACTGAACAACCTTTTTTAAGTAAACCTATTGCCAATGCTGACATTCCAATACCTCCAATTCCAATAAAATGAAAATGACTTTTCAACAGTAATTTTTTATCCAATGTTTATCTTTTACTTAAATCAAAATAACTTCTAGGTGAAATTTTGCTATTTTTTCTTAAAAAAAAAATGTTTTTTTTCTTGAATTAATACAAAACAAGACTTATTTGCTTAATAAATCAAAAAAACCTTACGTTATTGCACAAAATTCAGTATGATCAGCAACTTAGGTTAATCATTTAGAAATTATTAATTATGACTTTGCGTGTTGCAATTAACGGCTTTGGTAGAATTGGTCGAAACTTTATGCGTTGTTGGCTTAGTAGAGGAGCTTATACCAATATCGAAGTAGTTGGAATTAATGTTACCTCAGATCCTAAGACTAATGCTCATCTATTAAAGTATGACTCAGTCCTTGGTCAACTTGATGGTGTTGATATTAAATACACTGATGATACTTTTGTAATTAATAACAAGACAATTAAATGTTTCTCTGATAGAAACCCAATGAATCTACCTTGGAAAGACTGGGGTGTAGATTTGGTTATTGAATCTACTGGAGTATTTAATACAGACGTAGGTGCAAGTAAGCACTTAGATGTAGGGGCAAAAAAAGTCATCTTAACTGCTCCTGGTAAAGGCGATGGTGTTGGTACTTATGTAGTGGGAGTTAATGCTGATACATATAAACACAAAGATTATGATATTTTGAGTAATGCTAGTTGTACAACGAACTGTTTAGCGCCAGTTGTTAAAGTTTTAGACCAAACTTTTGGGATTAATAAAGGTTTGATGACTACAATTCATAGTTATACAGGGGATCAAAGAATTTTAGATAATAGTCATAGAGATCTAAGAAGGGCTAGAGCCGCTGCTACTAATATTGTTCCTACTTCTACAGGAGCTGCAAAAGCAGTAGCTCTGGTATACCCAGAAATGAAAGGCAAATTAACAGGAATTGCAATGAGAGTTCCAACTCCTAACGTTTCAGCAGTAGATTTTGTTTTTGAATCTTCTCGATCTGTCACAGCTGAAGAAGTCAACAACGCTCTCAAGGAAGCATCTCTAAGCTCAATGAAGGGCATTATTAAGTATGGAGATGAACCACTAGTGTCAAGCGATTATGCAGGTACTAATGAATCATCAATTGTGGATAGTGACCTTACTATGTGTATCGGAGATAACCTTGTAAAGGTGCTTGCATGGTATGACAATGAATGGGGTTATAGTCAGAGAGTTGTAGATCTAGCAGAGATTGTTGCTAAAAATTGGGAGTAATTAAAAGTGTTTGTAAGGTGTGTTATTAAATAATTTGTTTTTTTTATTATCTTTAAATTCTATTGATGGTTCACCATCAGCAAAAAAACCAATCTCGTTAATATTTTTATCAAGTTTAGATAAATTATTTGCCCATTTTTTTGGCAATGAAAAAATTAATTCATAATCTTCACCTCCAAAGAAATAATATTCGTCCCATTTATCTCCTTTAGGCCAATCCTTATCTTTAGGCATTTTTTCATAATTAATAATTGCTTTACATTTGCTTGCTATTGCTAAATCTTGTAAGGCTTGAAATAGACCATCACTGCTATCAGTACATCCTATTCTCCTTATATTTTTATTGGAGCGAGTTTTGAGGAGATTATTTAGAAAATTTGGGTAAACTCTAGGGCGACAAAAATGTTCAATAGATTTAATGATTAATCTTTTATTAAGAGAAAATTCATTATCGAAATTAATTTTATTTTGTATCAAAAATCCTAGTTTACTGAGACCATGAATTCCTGTAGTTAATATTATATCTCCAGGTTTACAAGCGTTTCTTCGTAATTCAAGTTCACCTTGAACTCCAAAGGCCGTAATTGAAATGATTTTTTCATCCCCTCTTGAGCAATCTCCTCCTAGAATCACCCCGCCATATTCTTTCAATGCTTTATTTATTCCTTTGTATAATTTTTCAACCCAATTCCACTCAGTTCTAGCAGGTAGAACTAGGCTTATTGTAATACCTATAGTTTTCTTGCTTCCACTGGATAATAAGTCAGAGATGTTGCTTACAACTGCTTTCCACCCAATGTCCCCTGGGCAAATAGTAAAGTCATTGAAATGAACATTTTCCACCAAAGAATCAGTATTAACAAGTAAATTTTCATTTTTAGTTTTGATTAAAGCGCAATCATCTGAAATTTGGTTCTTAGGCATAAATTTTCCTAGCCTATTGATGAGCTCTTTTTCCCCTATATCTTCTAATAATTCTTTAGGCATTTAATTTTAGGTTTTCAATCCCTTCCAGAACATCAATTGAGATGATTGTGTCATCTTTGGATAGCTGTTCTAATACATCAAAACCATCAACAACATAGCCAAAGGCAGCATTTCTACCGTCGATTAAATTACGACCTGCTGGATTCAATTCTGCTTCATACAAAAAGAAGAAAAATTGAGACGACCCATCATCAACTGCTGTATTTGAGTGAGACCATCCCAGTGTGCCCAGTGTTGCAAAAGGTAATGTTGGTGTCTCTGTATACATTCCTAAATCTTCAAATGTTTGATTATAAAAAGTATCATTTTCATTAGGAATCCTTATTTCGAGGGGAACGTGACGTTCTTCATTCGTCTCAGGATCTAAATAACCAATTGCTTCACCAATTGGATCACCTGTTTGTAGAACAAAAAATTCTTCTGCTCTGTTAATGGGTAAATCTTTATAAAAATTTTTTGTAGATAAATCTATAAATGCTCCTGCTGTTAGAGGGGCATTAAATCCATCCACAATAGCTTTCATATCACCTTTTGAGGTTTTTATATTAACTTTTGCTCTACCTAGTAATCTTGGTAGATTGTCAAATTCATCAGGAATTGCATAGGGAAATTGATTTGGTAGAAAATATTCTTCTAATCCACCTATTTTGTCTAAGGCTTCTTTTCGGGTCGCTACAAATGAGAATTTATCCTTTAATTTGGCATGATCTAGAAGGCTATTCAAATCTTCTTTGAGCTCTAAAAATGTTTCTCCAGCAATATTTTGTTTATCATTTGGTAAATCTTTAATAATTCGACTTTGATATTTTTTGAGCAAAGATTGACATTTTGTAACAGTTTTCGTAAGAGCAGGCCATCTCCCTCCCCTTACAAGGTCACTAGTGTCTTCCAATTTGTGTTGAAGTTCTTGTAACTCAACTTGCTTGATGGGGAGTGCGTTTCTGAGGATTGCGCTAGGGTCTTTCACTGCATTTCCAGTAGGTAAATCAGCTAGAACTTCAATTGGTTTTGATAGAAAAACCTGAAAAATTATTATTAATAGACTTAGGAAAAGTTTGTTCTGATTTGATAAGAATTTTTGCATAGCACTCTTGCAGGTTTATGATCCTTGGGGATGTAATACAGGAATGATTTCCAGTAACGATTTTCGCACAGGAACCACTATCGAATTAGATGGACAAGTTTGGCGCGTTGTAGAATTTCTACATGTCAAGCCTGGTAAGGGTTCTGCCTTCGTGCGAACAAAATTAAAATCAGTTCAAAGCGGCAACGTAGTTGAAAAAACTTTTCGAGCCGGAGAATCAGTACAGCAGGCTATCCTTGAGAAGTCTAACCTGCAACACACTTATGTGGAGCAAGGAGATTATGTTTTTATGGATATGACAAGTTTTGAAGAGACAAGACTTTCTGTTGAACAAATAGGTAAAGGTGCAAAGTATTTGAAAGAAGGAATGGAAGTTAATGTTATTTTTCATAATGGTAAGGTTTTAGAAGTTGAACTTCCTATATCAATTACCTTAAAAGTTACAGAGACTGATCCTGGAGTAAAAGGTGATACTGCTAGTGGGGGCACAAAACCAGCTATTCTGGAAACAGGTGCTCAAGTTATGGTTCCTTTATTTATTTCTGTGGGAGAAATGATTAAGGTTGATACTCGTAACGATAGTTATCTTGGACGTGAAAATTAATGGCTATGAAATTAGATCATGAAGACTTAAATCACTTAATAGAGAAAATCTCAAAAAGTGATATTCAAGAATTTTCTCTAGAGGGAGAAGACTTTAAACTTGAAATAAAGAGAAACTTGTTTGACCAAAATCAATCTAACAATAATCTACTTTCAAATAATTCATTTGATAGGCAAACAATTACTAATCAAAAACCTATTAACGATACACCGATAGTTAATGAGCCTGACGCGCCTCAGGTAGCCCCTCCTGGGCGTACAGATCTCACTGAAATTACTTCTCCTATGGTTGGGACGTTTTATAGGGCTGCAGCGCCTGGGGAGGATCCATTCGTCGAAGTAGGAAATAATATTAAGGTTGGTCAAACTATTTGTATTTTGGAAGCTATGAAGTTGATGAATGAAATTGAGTCTGAATTTAATGCTGAAATAGTAGAGATTCTTGTTGAAAATGGAACGCCAGTTGAATTTGGTCAAGTTTTAATGCGTGTTAAGCAGTCTTGAATTTTTAGTAATTTCTACAGCTGCTTTTATAGCCTCAACCATGCTTTGAGATTGAGCTATACCTTTGCCGGCAATATCAAATCCCGTTCCATGATCTGGAGATGTTCTTATAAAAGGTAAACCTATTGTGGTATTTACTGAGTAATTGAGAGCGATAACTTTCATTGGTATTAAACCTTGATCATGATACATAGCAAGAATGCCGTCATGTCGTTCAGCATTTTTGTTTCTCCAAGCTTTTGCGGAAGAATTCCAGCAACTATCTGGAGATAAAGGCCCTAATAATTTAATATTTTTATTCTTAGCATTCCAATCTATTAGTGCATGATTGAGCCAGTCTTTTTCTTCATTACCCAAGATCCCTTCTTCGCCAGCATGAGGGTTTAATCCGGCAACTTTAAAAGTAGGTTGATCAACGTAGGTATTACAAAAATCTTTTAAAAGATCAAGTTTAGAATAAATTAATTCTGTATTTAATTTCTTGGGAACCTCAGAAAGAGCAATGTGCGTTGTAGCTAATAAAGTATTGAATCTCCAACCTGTAATTGGTGACTTTGCGGTGAACAACATTCCAACATTTTTTATTCCGCACGCTTTTGCTAATACTTCAGTTTGCCCAGAGAAGTAATGACCTGCTAAGCACCATGATTTTTTACAAATTGGTCCAGTTACAAGTGCTGAATTAGGATATCGTTTTACAATTTCAATTGCCTTTGTTAAATAATAGAAACTTGAATTTCCATAACTTGATTTAGATTCATTCGTAGATGAAGAAATTTCGAGATCGTGAATCTTTAAATTTTTGGGATTTGCGAGGTTTTCTAAACCTAAAGATCTGAGGTGTTTATATGTATTTTGTAGATTATTTTTTGAACCTACTAATATAAAGTCAATATTTTTAGGCAACTCATTAGAGCAAAGAGCTTTTAAGATTATTTCAGGTCCAATTCCAGACTCATCTCCAACACTTAATATTATTTTAAATTTATTATTTATATTTTGGAAATTCATAAAAAGTTTTTAAATTGATTTTTTAAATGTTCAAAAAGCAATTTTTTAAGCCTAATTTATAGTTTTTATAAATTAGTTTATACCCAAGGGTTTCGCATAAAAGTTTATTAGAAACTCTTCTATTTTCCATCCAAAAAGATTGAGCGATTGGTGATAATTCCTCTTTTGCATCCTCAAATGATATTGGTTGTGGCATTTTTAAACTAAGTAAATCGTAGCAATATTGAATAACCTCTATTTGAGAACAAGGTTCATCATCTGCAATATTAATAATTTGATGAAACTTTAAGGTATTTTTGTTATCTAACAGATAGATAATTGCATTTGCAATATCAGCAACATGAATTCTTGAAAATACTTGATTTTTTTTGGAGATAACCCGAATTTTTTTATTTCTTATTGCTTCAAAAGTGGATCTTCCAGGTCCATAAATACCTGGTAAGCGAAAAATTTGTACTGGTAATCCAGATTCAATCCATTCTTTCTCGCAACTTAACCTTTTGTGACTTCTATATTGAAAAGGGTTTGGTTGATCAGTCTCGGAAACCCAATCACCTTTGGTGTTCCCATATACTCCTGTTGTAGACAAATATCCAACCCATTCAAGGGATAAACTTTTTAGCTTTTTTTTGAGACTTCCCAGTACTGGATCGTTGCCATTTTTGTCGGGAGGTATGCAGCTAAGAATATGTGTGACTCCATCAAAAATCTTTTCATCTGGGATAATGTTATTTTCACTATTAAAGACAAAACTATTTGGATTTTTGTCTCTAGATCTTGAACTTGTTAAAGCAGTACAACCTAATTGCCTTATGGCCTTGGCAAAAAAAGTACCGCTAAAACCACATCCTAAGATTAGAAATTTATTTTTATCACTCAGAGAACTTGCGATGTTATTCATTCGACGTTAAGGTAGTACATATGTATTAATTAATGATGAAAACAGCTTTTAAATCTGATTTAAAATCAAAAACTTTCTCAATTAACGAAGGTTGTATTCATCTTAAAGAAAAAGAAATCAGTTTATTTAATTCTAAATTCTATCAAAAAATATTTGTTCTTCTCACTGTATTTTCGACATTTTTAATATTTCCAGAGACCCCAAAAGAGCTGGAAAACATATGCGAAAGTTATAACTCTAAAAAAACATGTAATGTTTGGTAGTCAAGCTGCTTTATATTCTGATTCATCTTTCTCGTAGTTTTTGATTATATTAAAATTGGGATTAGCCCATTGTAGTAATCTTATGGCTAATCGTAAA contains the following coding sequences:
- the murC gene encoding UDP-N-acetylmuramate--L-alanine ligase; amino-acid sequence: MDKKLLLKSHFHFIGIGGIGMSALAIGLLKKGCSVSGSDLVKNDETKKLEELGAVIFPSQIRQNIEFVISKFSNKLINFVVSSAIKPENEEFSYCREKNLSIKHRSEILAMLMRTYTTLAVAGSHGKTSTSTFLSTILELCTRNSSSITGGIIPIYDSNCHLENTKYLVAEVDESDGSINKYNSDIGIINNIDFDHCDHFSNLSEVISSFKSFARNSKKLLLNFDCETSRNNFYSNFKWSNNTAKNVAYAIIPTEIYKSHTIGKYYENGHFISCLNIPVAGLHNLSNITAAIAASRMIGVDFLEIKKNIKYLKLPKKRFEFRGQIDGRHLYDDYAHHPNEIKETIKLGRLFIKGKNNNDFYKSRLIVIFQPHRYSRVKQFTKEFAEELSKADVIYITSIYGAGEVNEDQINSKIITDLIFKQNKNVSYINNYYEITKNFYDLTQKGDLILNMGAGDCHNFWSILNGENN
- the gap gene encoding type I glyceraldehyde-3-phosphate dehydrogenase, translated to MTLRVAINGFGRIGRNFMRCWLSRGAYTNIEVVGINVTSDPKTNAHLLKYDSVLGQLDGVDIKYTDDTFVINNKTIKCFSDRNPMNLPWKDWGVDLVIESTGVFNTDVGASKHLDVGAKKVILTAPGKGDGVGTYVVGVNADTYKHKDYDILSNASCTTNCLAPVVKVLDQTFGINKGLMTTIHSYTGDQRILDNSHRDLRRARAAATNIVPTSTGAAKAVALVYPEMKGKLTGIAMRVPTPNVSAVDFVFESSRSVTAEEVNNALKEASLSSMKGIIKYGDEPLVSSDYAGTNESSIVDSDLTMCIGDNLVKVLAWYDNEWGYSQRVVDLAEIVAKNWE
- the thiL gene encoding thiamine-phosphate kinase, giving the protein MPKELLEDIGEKELINRLGKFMPKNQISDDCALIKTKNENLLVNTDSLVENVHFNDFTICPGDIGWKAVVSNISDLLSSGSKKTIGITISLVLPARTEWNWVEKLYKGINKALKEYGGVILGGDCSRGDEKIISITAFGVQGELELRRNACKPGDIILTTGIHGLSKLGFLIQNKINFDNEFSLNKRLIIKSIEHFCRPRVYPNFLNNLLKTRSNKNIRRIGCTDSSDGLFQALQDLAIASKCKAIINYEKMPKDKDWPKGDKWDEYYFFGGEDYELIFSLPKKWANNLSKLDKNINEIGFFADGEPSIEFKDNKKNKLFNNTPYKHF
- a CDS encoding peptidylprolyl isomerase, which translates into the protein MQKFLSNQNKLFLSLLIIIFQVFLSKPIEVLADLPTGNAVKDPSAILRNALPIKQVELQELQHKLEDTSDLVRGGRWPALTKTVTKCQSLLKKYQSRIIKDLPNDKQNIAGETFLELKEDLNSLLDHAKLKDKFSFVATRKEALDKIGGLEEYFLPNQFPYAIPDEFDNLPRLLGRAKVNIKTSKGDMKAIVDGFNAPLTAGAFIDLSTKNFYKDLPINRAEEFFVLQTGDPIGEAIGYLDPETNEERHVPLEIRIPNENDTFYNQTFEDLGMYTETPTLPFATLGTLGWSHSNTAVDDGSSQFFFFLYEAELNPAGRNLIDGRNAAFGYVVDGFDVLEQLSKDDTIISIDVLEGIENLKLNA
- the efp gene encoding elongation factor P, which encodes MISSNDFRTGTTIELDGQVWRVVEFLHVKPGKGSAFVRTKLKSVQSGNVVEKTFRAGESVQQAILEKSNLQHTYVEQGDYVFMDMTSFEETRLSVEQIGKGAKYLKEGMEVNVIFHNGKVLEVELPISITLKVTETDPGVKGDTASGGTKPAILETGAQVMVPLFISVGEMIKVDTRNDSYLGREN
- the accB gene encoding acetyl-CoA carboxylase biotin carboxyl carrier protein, coding for MAMKLDHEDLNHLIEKISKSDIQEFSLEGEDFKLEIKRNLFDQNQSNNNLLSNNSFDRQTITNQKPINDTPIVNEPDAPQVAPPGRTDLTEITSPMVGTFYRAAAPGEDPFVEVGNNIKVGQTICILEAMKLMNEIESEFNAEIVEILVENGTPVEFGQVLMRVKQS
- the pdxA gene encoding 4-hydroxythreonine-4-phosphate dehydrogenase PdxA, with protein sequence MNFQNINNKFKIILSVGDESGIGPEIILKALCSNELPKNIDFILVGSKNNLQNTYKHLRSLGLENLANPKNLKIHDLEISSSTNESKSSYGNSSFYYLTKAIEIVKRYPNSALVTGPICKKSWCLAGHYFSGQTEVLAKACGIKNVGMLFTAKSPITGWRFNTLLATTHIALSEVPKKLNTELIYSKLDLLKDFCNTYVDQPTFKVAGLNPHAGEEGILGNEEKDWLNHALIDWNAKNKNIKLLGPLSPDSCWNSSAKAWRNKNAERHDGILAMYHDQGLIPMKVIALNYSVNTTIGLPFIRTSPDHGTGFDIAGKGIAQSQSMVEAIKAAVEITKNSRLLNTH
- a CDS encoding NAD-dependent epimerase/dehydratase family protein, coding for MNNIASSLSDKNKFLILGCGFSGTFFAKAIRQLGCTALTSSRSRDKNPNSFVFNSENNIIPDEKIFDGVTHILSCIPPDKNGNDPVLGSLKKKLKSLSLEWVGYLSTTGVYGNTKGDWVSETDQPNPFQYRSHKRLSCEKEWIESGLPVQIFRLPGIYGPGRSTFEAIRNKKIRVISKKNQVFSRIHVADIANAIIYLLDNKNTLKFHQIINIADDEPCSQIEVIQYCYDLLSLKMPQPISFEDAKEELSPIAQSFWMENRRVSNKLLCETLGYKLIYKNYKLGLKNCFLNI